Genomic window (Musa acuminata AAA Group cultivar baxijiao chromosome BXJ1-9, Cavendish_Baxijiao_AAA, whole genome shotgun sequence):
TATGAAGAATATCTAGTGAAGACCCAAAGTTTTGAGGCTCTTTGGTTTTGGTTCATTTTTCTCTTGAGATCATTATCAAACAATTTGTTCTCTTTCATTTTTGTCGTAACAGGCTTGTTGTTTCTTCAGCATTAAACTTTAATTTATTTATCTTTGTATACATCGTGTTATGATACCGATTATTCTCTGCTTAAAActattatctttcttttctttttctcctttaaAAATTTTCTTGCACATGTTATGTGATCAGTGAATAACAGGTGCTTTATTTATTAATAGTCAGATAGTTCCCTTCCTCTTTCTTGCATTCACATGGGAAATTGATTTTTAATTTTGACACGAATAGGTATCACCCTGATAAGAATGCTAACAACCCGGAAGCTTCTGAACTTTTCCAAGAAGTTGCCTATGCCTATAGCATCTTGTCAGATCCTGAGAAAAGAAGGCAATATGATGCTGCTGGTTTTGAGGTGGGTGCTTCTCAACAGTTAAATTCAATACAAGAAAAAAGAATGATGTTTTGTTATGGTGCTTTGATAAAATTAAGGAAAGAAAATATTAGAATGTTATGCTATTTTTTCGTTGAAAGCAAATGGTGCAATAAAATTTATCTGTAGGCCCATCTGGTATCAGTTCGTTAGCTAGGTCAAGATGAATCGCCATCTGGTGATCACTATTCATCATTGATTTATAATCTTTGAATTAGATGACAGTATTGTGAAAGTAGATTTGGAATGCATGGGTCCTCCATCACCTTGCAGGATAGCAGGCCCGTGTTGGGAATGGATTATGGGTTAAGCATTATAACCATAATCATTGTGCTAGTCCAAATTAGTCTCTGTAATGCTTTTTCGACATGCTGTACTCTCTCACCTTTTTTATACATTTTCCTGATTGGTTATCCCTTTGACATATAATGTTGTCGATTCTTGATGTTAAGACTATTGGAATGGTCAGTCTAGCCTGACTATATTTTGGCTTAACCTGACTTTTCAGGACTAGTTGTGTGATTTGGACAAAAGTCAAGAagataacaaacaaaatgatgacTTGACCTTATGATGAAGATATGGAAACTCACAAAATGGATTTGGAAGATCTATGAAACAAGAAACTACTCTGGGTACAATAGTATCAGTTTGGTTTAATATCAAGAGACTTGACAATTGAGAAGAATAAATGTGGAAATGATAATTTCACAATCACCAAATCTTGACATCTGCTAGATATGCTAGGTTTTGGTATCTGCAATTAGCTTTAGATGGTTTggtgtttctttttctctttccataATGACTTCTATAAATTTCTGTACCTCTACCAAAGCTATAACTTTTAGTGTTTCTTTTGCCATGAAACCTTTTATAAGAATACACATGTTTTTCACTCTCATAAAATCCAATTACTGTCTTGTTGATTTGTTTTCATAAGGGCAATTTGTTGTAATGTGTCTGTTGTTTCTTCTGGCTTGGCTTTAAAGGCTTTAGAAAGTCAGGGCATGGATATGGAGATCGACTTGTCTAGCCTTGGAACTTTCAATACAATGTTTGCAGCTCTTTTCAGGTGACAGTAGAGCAAAGTTATATGACTTGGTTTCTGTGCTATTTTTTCTTCTGAGCCTGTAATAATTCTTTTGCCTATAGCAAGCTGGGAGTTCCTATCAAGACTATGGTTTCTGCTATTGTTCTTgaagaagctctttatggaaatgTTACAGTAGAACCACTTCCTCTTGGAACCTCATTCAGTGGCAAAGTATTTATTTACTGACCTTTCTATCGTCAGGAAGTTATGTtaacatatatatttttcttatccttttccACATCGATGCAGGTCGATAAGCATTGTGCTCATTTTTTTGGTGTAACAATTAGTGATCAACAAGCTCAAGCAGGGATTGTCATTAGAGTGACCTCTGCTGTGCGAAGCAAATTTAAGGTGTATAAAATAGAGAAACTTTTCCAAACAACTTGAGGTTTCAGTTTGTTATccaaagatatctaaatattctattGTTTATCTTCAGTTATGatataatattctctttccattATCAATCTGTTCACTGAGCCAACATCATCTGACACTGAGTCCTTGTCACAGCTACTTTACTTTGAAAAGGAAGCACATGGTGGCTATGGGTTAACTTTACAGGTaatagtagttttttttttttgcttttaaacTCTTCTGACTGTTAATTATGATGGTGGCACCAAATGTTGATGCTTTTTTATGCTATATAAATTGGATTTCTTGCTTCATGATGTTCTTTCGACTAACACAAAGGTGAGCTTAGAACTGATCAGTTATACTCCATCTAGTAGGCATGTCTATAGAGTATTCAAGTGGGTGTTCTGTTAGTTGAATGGTTTTAGAACTGATCTTTCGGTTAACACAAAAGTGAGCTTAGAACTGATCAGTTATACTCCATCAAGTAGACATGTCTATAGAGTATTCAAATGGGTGTTCTGTTAGTTGAATGGTTTTAGTTTTTTGCATTCAATTTTTTTGAAAACATTCAAATTCACTACTTCTTGAAGTTTGATTCAGATGATTATTGAATAATTAGTAATTCTTGACACTAGCAAATTGTGCACTGAAATCATGTCCCTATCTGAGTTAAGTTTCAAATCCATTGGATTACCTAATAGAGACTAGTTAACAATTCAAATTGTAAGCGTGAAGACAAAGTTGATAATGATACAAAGCCATTGCATACCAAGTTGTAAATCTTAATGTGGACAATACCAATAGTAagtgtaaatattgaaatattcaTATGCTATATGCATTAACACAGAACATATAAGTACTAGCTTCATGTGGGGGTGATGCAGGAGCAATTTAACttatcttttatttaaataaatttgattaatttaggGATCTTTTGCATATGTAATAAGTTGTCATATGTTAACATTTACTcaacaaagagaaaaagaaagcaaatgTAGAAAAATGAAccaaatcatatttttttatattggaGATTACAAATCTTGCTTGAAGATTCATCTCTACAAAGATGAATCAAGAACGGaagattatttttcaaatcaaGTCAAGGTTATTATCTTCTTCAAATGGAAcacatcatatatttgatttgataggATTGTAATTTTTCTTGTTTCTGTACTTATCTTTCTTTCGTATTTATACCTATAAAAAGGGGCCAAAACATTATTATAGATCGATCGGAAATGGATTAGTAAATTGAGTTCTTCCCACTTTATGTGTGAGTGGTATAATGTTACATTTATTTTTCCAATGGAATGATTCGATCATCCACGTACGAGATATGTAGAGGTGCGATGCCTTCATCCTGAGAGTTCGCTTCTTGAGCCAGAGCGAATCTAGTAattatcctttatttttttattatcattcaattattatttttctttctctttctattcctctattattaagaaaaaaaattcactGCTACCCGTTGTATATCAGGGGGTAAGAAATGTGTATGctctattttgatgaaaatatttttacaagTCTGTTTATTATATTGAACTTGCTCCTCAGATTGTGAAAGTCCCTTTAAAACTTACATTCCTGCATCACCCTTATTTTAGATATTGCTAAGTCTTCtttcttaatatattttaaatctacATAATTaataatcagtgatttaaaaagcgctaggtgccaaaaggcgccaaagtccaaaaacgcccgaggcgcgaggcgctaggcgctcgcccaagtgaagcgagatgctaaaatataaaaatatataatataattatttaaaattttaaataaaaatatgctattaaattaagaaaatctaagatacaaaatcacaatgtcacattaacaaaaagtttcaaaattcaaaacaataaaattttacatcaaagtcattcatcataatcaatattattatcattttcatacaaatcattttcaaaataccacctctagtagtcttatcgcagaatatgtaagtcactgcattaggatctttcggatccttcaaataattatacttccatgcaggatttttttttgatgtcattggagactctattgagttgctctgtacacttgtcatttatcttgaaacccaacaataatttcaaataaataaaaattaacagtattaaaatcaaaataatatattattaatctattaacagtattgaaaattaataatttcaaataaacctaacaatattaacaatatacagtatactgtatactgttaacagaaggagaagaaggaagtgtaagagggtgctgactgagaaaagaggaagcggcagcaggagtggagtgtaaggaggcagcggcaacgggagtgtaaggaggcagcggcaacgggagtgtaaggaggcagcagcagcgggagtgggagtgtaaggagacagcgagagcgggagcgggagcgggagcgggaatgTAAGGGGGCAGTGGCAATGGGAGCGAgaatgtaaggaggcagcggtagcgggaatgtaaggaggcaacggcaacgggagcggtgagcggcgagcagcgacagtggcagcggcaacggtgagcagcgggagcaggagcggcgagcagcgggaggcgcgagcggcgacaacagcagcgtttgcgagcagcgacaatggCGAGCagtgggatcgggatcgggagcggcagcggcaacgagggttagggttgggttttCGCTgatatcagttttagttggtttgattgaaccaactaaccaccagagaccgaaccagacctaaaatcctggttcggtcgcctggtttaacccaggcgctcactcgaagcgcccggcgcctgggctcgggcgagcgcccaggcgacgcctctttgaagcgtgccgcctggaagtttagcgaggcgctcgggcctcgccttgcctcgcccgagcgcctaggcgagcgcccgagcgcctttttaaatcgatgTTAATAACATATCAACTTTAAGAATTATATTGTCATAGTTGTTGTAATATAGTGTCATTTTGTGAGTGTAAAAATTCTTGGTTCTGTCATTTTATATTTTAAGCATACAAGATCATCTTCCAACTTTCAGTATTTCACAGTAATGTTCAGTTTTTGGTATCACCTTCAGGAAGAAAGTGAAAAGACCGGCAAAGTAACATCTGCAGGAATGTACTTTTTACATTTTCAAGTGTACCGAATGAACTTGGCAGTTAACGTGGTATGTTGATCGTGCCATCTCTGAATTGTTATTTGGAAAATATGGATGCCACAAAGGCAGGTAAAAGAGCTTGATGCTTTAATCTTGGTTTGTGTAGTTAGAAATGGCCAAAGATCCTGAGGCTTCATTTTTCAAAAGTTTGGAGGGTCTCCAACCTTGTGAAGTCTCTGAACTAGAGGCTGGCACCCACACATTTGCTGTTTATGGTCTGTAATCTTTACTAGTTCTTTTCCTGCAATATAATGTCTTGGGATCATTTTACAAATTCCTTTGTATATATTTAACCAACTGTGTTTTTCCAGGTGATAATTTTTTCAAACCTGCTACCTATACCATCGAGGCGCTGTGTGCAAATTCATACGAGGATACCAAGGGGAAGCTAAAGGAGATTGAGTCTAAAATTTTAGCAAAAAGAAATGACTTGAGGCAGTTTGAAGTAGAGTACAAAAAAGTATggatatttgttttttttatttgcaGTAAACAGTGGAATGTCAATAACTTGCCTAACTTTAATCTGGTATGGTTTCTAGGCACTTGCACATTTCCAGGAGGTTACAAACAGATATAGCCACGAAAAGCAATCTGTAAGTATTTTCCTTGATAACAGAACTTAGGAGTGGCATGTAAAATGGTTTTATTTGAATGGTATCTCAACTTAAAGGTATCACAATTGATTTACAAAACCTTGGTCCTTGCATGGTGGattttcatttttctttgttTCCACCATAAATATTATTTCGCTTGGTGAATTTTTAGTTGCTGAATTGTCAGATCTGCAAGATTTTGATTGTGCAGATTCTCCAGCTTCTTGTTTTTGTAGTACTGTCTCCCAAACTAATGGATCTTTCCAGATCTGACTGATAGTTCCATTTGCAGCTTCCCTCATCCTATATACTAATCAATGAGTCACTCTTTATATTGATTTCTCATTGATTTTACTGAAGTTATATTAGTATATTTAGTTGTTGCTTGACACGTGCTCAAGATGGTTTTAACTTGAGAATTTGATTAGTTTTTATCAGATTTCCAATCGTTTTTCTGTTTCTATGCACTGTTTGTCTGATGCTCTTTATGGACTATCCACCGCAGGTTGCCGAGCTGTTGAAACAAAGAAATCATATACAGTCCTCATTTACGATAAATAGTAATGTGATAAATTCTAAGGAGGATGCTAGTAGTAGCAGCAGTGCTCCTACCGCAAATGGAAGCCCCAGCATGAAAGATAAATCAACCAAAAGGAAATGGTTTAATCTCAATCGTCGTGACAAGTAGAACTGATCACTTCTACTCCGGAATGATGTTTTATAGATTCAACAGTCATTACTAGGAGAAAGGTGCCACTTTTTCATTATTTGTCCATACATGTAAGATCACAGTGTCAAACTCTCGAAGATTTATGGTCATTAGCCCACATTATTTTCGAGCTCCAAAAGTCTTGCGAGTTCTGCTGTCATATGCTGATTCTTTTGGTGTTGTATGTGTTTGTAAAGTCACAACAACTTAAGATTTCATTCATTTTTTTATGTTGTACGTGTGTTGTTGTTGATGAGTTCGATTCATTGGATGTTTTGAACAATGCTAACCATTGTGTCGAAGATTTTTGTTCTCGAGTGTTCAACGGGGACTATCAACCGCCATGCTGATCATTCCTGACAGTCATGATTACCCAAGATTATTCGTCATATTATATTCTTGGTTGCTGCTTTGCTTCATGTtccattatttgggcctttctcgaAGAAACATATGTCGGGATTTTGTGGCTTATTTTTGTTTGGTTCTTATAGACATGCCTTTATAGACCAATTGGTAGACTCTTATTGAAGTCGGGAGAGATCAATAATGCTAATGATGAAAACGTCAATTGCTTTCTGCCACTATCACCAGTGGTTTTATTATGTGCACACTAATACTTTGAAATAGTTGTGCACGCTAGTCAACAATCTAAACATCTGATGTGTCAGCTTGTGGAAATTTGTCCAACTCTTCATTCCTGAGAATTCAGTTCAGCCGTGTA
Coding sequences:
- the LOC103998598 gene encoding chaperone protein dnaJ 15-like, with the protein product MAERNMGGSSARPARRDPYEVLCVSRDSPDQEIKVAYRKLALKYHPDKNANNPEASELFQEVAYAYSILSDPEKRRQYDAAGFEALESQGMDMEIDLSSLGTFNTMFAALFSKLGVPIKTMVSAIVLEEALYGNVTVEPLPLGTSFSGKVDKHCAHFFGVTISDQQAQAGIVIRVTSAVRSKFKLLYFEKEAHGGYGLTLQEESEKTGKVTSAGMYFLHFQVYRMNLAVNVLEMAKDPEASFFKSLEGLQPCEVSELEAGTHTFAVYGDNFFKPATYTIEALCANSYEDTKGKLKEIESKILAKRNDLRQFEVEYKKALAHFQEVTNRYSHEKQSVAELLKQRNHIQSSFTINSNVINSKEDASSSSSAPTANGSPSMKDKSTKRKWFNLNRRDK